A portion of the Phycisphaerales bacterium AB-hyl4 genome contains these proteins:
- the fusA gene encoding elongation factor G, producing the protein MPTYSTQAIRNIAFVGQHGSGKTTLVEALLHKAGVIGAMGSIENRDTTADYMEEEKEHGHSLADAIVHCDYKDTHINLIDTPGAADFLGQTITALAAIETAALVIDASAGIDAVSRRIMQEAKDLNLCRMIIVNKIDSNSADFAAMLQRLQDAFGTECLPVNLPADGGKRVVDCFFNPDGQSDLGSVADAHSALIDQVVEVDEELMALYLEQGEELQPEQLHEPFEKALREGHLVPVCFTAARPHDTPDKPVGISELLDIFVKLAPNPTEGNPRPFVRGDDNSNQIHPRPDADAHVLAHVFNVRVDPFVGKLSMFRVHQGTITRDTQLYIGDPRNGDSKRPFKVGHLFKLQGKDHVEVERAVPGDIVAVAKVEEVHRDAVLHDHHDEDRIHLAPMPLPEPMQGLAITPKRRGDEQKIADALSKLVEEDPSFRVTRDPATKETVIQGLGDLHLRVVLEKLKTRYNVEVDTKPPKIAYRETITAKAEGHHRHKKQTGGAGQFGEVFLRVEPLDRGAGFEYSNDVFGGAIPNSFIPAIEKGVRQAMEEGALGGYPVQDVKVSVYDGKHHPVDSKEVAFVTAGKRAFIDAFNKAKPVLLEPMVNLEVTVPQNAMGDITGDLSGRRGRIVGTDIEGDQAMIKALVPMAEITTYQSQLKSITGGQGSYTMQFSHYDPVPGNVQQQIVAQYQPREEED; encoded by the coding sequence ATGCCCACCTACTCCACCCAAGCCATCCGCAATATCGCATTCGTCGGCCAGCACGGCAGCGGCAAGACCACGCTCGTCGAGGCCCTGCTCCACAAGGCCGGCGTCATCGGTGCCATGGGCTCAATCGAAAACCGCGACACCACCGCCGACTATATGGAAGAGGAAAAAGAGCACGGCCACAGCCTCGCCGATGCCATCGTTCACTGCGACTACAAAGACACTCACATCAATCTCATCGACACCCCCGGCGCCGCCGACTTCCTTGGCCAGACCATCACCGCCCTCGCCGCCATCGAAACCGCCGCCCTGGTTATCGACGCCTCGGCCGGCATCGACGCCGTCTCCCGGCGGATCATGCAGGAAGCCAAAGACCTCAACCTCTGCCGTATGATCATCGTCAACAAGATCGACAGCAACAGCGCCGACTTCGCCGCCATGCTCCAACGTCTGCAGGACGCCTTCGGCACCGAATGCCTGCCCGTCAACCTTCCCGCAGACGGCGGCAAGCGCGTCGTTGACTGCTTCTTCAATCCCGACGGCCAAAGCGACCTCGGCTCCGTAGCAGACGCCCATTCCGCGCTCATCGACCAGGTCGTCGAAGTCGACGAGGAACTCATGGCCCTCTACCTCGAACAGGGCGAAGAACTCCAGCCCGAACAGCTTCACGAGCCATTCGAGAAAGCCCTCCGCGAAGGCCACCTCGTCCCCGTCTGCTTCACCGCCGCCCGTCCGCACGATACGCCCGACAAGCCCGTAGGCATCAGTGAACTGCTCGACATCTTCGTCAAGCTTGCCCCCAACCCCACCGAGGGCAACCCCCGCCCGTTCGTGCGCGGCGACGACAACTCGAATCAGATCCATCCGCGGCCCGATGCCGACGCTCACGTGCTCGCCCATGTGTTTAACGTCCGCGTCGACCCGTTCGTCGGCAAGCTCTCGATGTTCCGCGTCCATCAGGGCACGATCACACGCGATACGCAGCTTTACATCGGCGACCCGCGCAACGGCGACAGCAAACGCCCGTTCAAGGTCGGCCACCTGTTCAAGCTTCAGGGCAAAGACCACGTCGAGGTCGAGCGAGCCGTGCCCGGCGATATCGTCGCTGTGGCGAAGGTGGAGGAAGTGCACCGCGACGCCGTGCTGCACGATCATCACGATGAAGACCGCATCCACCTCGCCCCCATGCCCCTGCCTGAGCCGATGCAGGGCCTCGCCATCACCCCCAAACGTCGCGGCGACGAACAGAAAATCGCCGATGCGCTTAGCAAACTCGTCGAGGAAGACCCCAGCTTCCGCGTCACCCGCGACCCCGCCACGAAGGAAACGGTCATCCAGGGTCTCGGCGACCTGCACCTGCGCGTCGTGCTCGAAAAGCTCAAGACCCGCTACAACGTCGAGGTCGACACCAAACCGCCCAAGATCGCCTACCGCGAAACCATCACCGCCAAAGCGGAGGGCCATCACCGCCACAAGAAGCAGACCGGCGGTGCGGGGCAGTTCGGCGAAGTGTTCCTCCGCGTCGAACCACTCGATCGTGGCGCGGGTTTTGAGTACTCCAACGACGTGTTCGGCGGAGCCATCCCCAACTCGTTCATCCCCGCCATCGAGAAGGGCGTCCGCCAGGCGATGGAAGAGGGCGCACTCGGCGGCTACCCGGTTCAGGACGTCAAAGTTAGCGTCTACGACGGCAAGCATCACCCCGTCGACTCGAAGGAGGTGGCTTTTGTTACCGCAGGCAAACGCGCCTTCATTGACGCGTTTAACAAGGCCAAACCCGTCCTGCTCGAACCGATGGTGAACCTGGAAGTTACCGTCCCGCAGAACGCGATGGGCGATATCACCGGCGACCTCTCCGGCCGACGCGGGCGCATCGTCGGCACAGACATCGAAGGCGATCAAGCCATGATCAAAGCCCTCGTCCCGATGGCCGAGATCACCACCTACCAGAGCCAGCTAAAGAGCATCACCGGCGGCCAGGGCAGCTACACCATGCAGTTCAGCCACTACGACCCCGTGCCCGGCAACGTGCAGCAGCAGATCGTCGCCCAGTACCAGCCGCGCGAGGAGGAGGACTGA
- the smc gene encoding chromosome segregation protein SMC, producing MRLAKLTLAGFKSFADKTVIRFDQPLVGIVGPNGCGKSNVVDAIKWVLGEQSAKSLRGGAMMDVIFNGSSTRKPSGLASVTLTFDNPIVAPKPTAGQQHDEGPDHSTSSTESEGRRILPVDVDLVDVTRQLYRDGTSEYLINGKRARLRDIKELFMDTGIGTDAYSVIEQGRVDVLLQANADERRSIFEEAAGISRFKARKKEAIRKLDRTEQNLALVRQRLEDNEKRLRSVKMQAARARSYQEYTTRLRELQLQHSLAEYHKLQSQLGELTEQLEQAEADRSRAARLLSEHEQAFNDGDVERQAIANRQKQLEHDRLQQQSAKEKAQQREQFARTSLTEVRQHIERDSRRLEELAQRREQLTKELAEHQQDVERLTNEQQEGAARLEAAQQKYRELQHDLNEKRSSLDDDKNGITDLMRRTAQLHNQINSLDTFEKNLLATREKLDQRAESIGEQLERYLTSRDEAEEKLAEAEKLLEQEKAQLEKQSELGQQFDTQQRELAKRLAEAKERRSALDSRRNLLQEMQDKQEGLSDPVKAVLARSEGEDTFGFVQGLLAELIETDVEHAQLIETALGDYQQALVVNRLAEVCSTNGGRSAIESLAGRVSFLAIDQPPLPPLSSLDGNESLPARRPLIDLVTYPDWLGPIVWRVLGRTLWVRDLESAMLLRSTLPAGYRFVTESGELLDADGRVYAGPVNQAAGGLISRRSELAALQSQIAELDETINRDQQHLAELSDHAAHVAKVADDLRKSIYETNSVRVELNSRLENLRSQIASLEKEQPVIAAETEQIHDQLRDTNEKRKTHRNEAEQLEQDSAARQERVAALEQQIGSLNSEVEQAREAVTAVRVESSKLSEQLSGAQRQVRQAEIASADVQRQHKVIEDQLAGANGRIAELEKAEAEAKQQAETADAELQELTTHCELVQRKLDQANESMRGLREKAKQQRGELEKAEASLHRMQVRQREIEVKIEAVRERAHQQLDMDVAEAYREAIESQQAEASSEAEPSAELASTSDAEDGDFESDEESTDANAGDAESKVADAQTADPFEIDWKSVETEMTELRQKITRLGSVNVDAIQEQDELEGKHDELADQVQDIEDARQQLENLIRKINDDSRKRFEVTFNEIRENFAGPQGLFRKLFGGGKADLFLKPDEAGNVDVLESGIEIMAKPPGKEPCAISQLSGGEKTMTAVAMLMAIFKTRPSPYAILDEVDAALDEANVERFTQVVKSFLDHSHFIIITHHKRTMQACDTLYGVTMQERGVSKRVAVRFDQVGSDGRIAQEAIEAEEARDEPAEETPAVMSDNGNDNGNGNGNGHPEDHANGDTAEPQATAEIATEAEADTQASADDRPSGSSSMRQRLAAMLEGREPASVNGNGDVHQN from the coding sequence ATGCGTCTGGCCAAGCTCACACTCGCCGGTTTCAAGTCCTTCGCGGACAAGACCGTCATCCGATTCGACCAGCCGCTCGTCGGCATCGTCGGGCCCAACGGCTGCGGCAAGTCCAACGTCGTCGATGCCATCAAGTGGGTCCTCGGCGAGCAGTCCGCCAAGAGCCTCCGCGGCGGCGCGATGATGGACGTCATCTTCAACGGCTCGTCCACCCGCAAGCCCAGCGGCCTGGCAAGCGTCACCCTCACCTTCGACAACCCCATTGTCGCCCCCAAGCCGACCGCTGGGCAGCAACACGACGAAGGGCCGGATCATTCCACCTCATCAACCGAATCCGAAGGCCGACGCATCCTTCCCGTCGACGTCGACCTGGTCGATGTCACCCGCCAGCTCTATCGCGATGGCACGAGCGAATACCTGATCAACGGCAAGCGAGCTCGCCTGCGCGACATCAAAGAGCTGTTCATGGACACAGGCATCGGCACCGACGCCTACTCCGTGATCGAGCAGGGCCGCGTCGACGTACTGCTGCAAGCCAACGCCGACGAACGGCGGAGCATCTTCGAAGAGGCGGCCGGCATCAGCCGATTCAAGGCCCGAAAGAAAGAGGCCATCCGCAAGCTCGACCGCACGGAACAGAACCTCGCCCTCGTGCGTCAACGGCTCGAAGACAACGAGAAGCGTCTGCGCAGTGTGAAGATGCAGGCCGCTCGCGCCCGCAGCTACCAGGAATACACCACCCGCCTGCGCGAGTTGCAGCTTCAACACAGCCTCGCGGAGTATCACAAGCTGCAAAGTCAGCTTGGTGAGTTGACCGAGCAGCTTGAGCAGGCCGAGGCCGACCGCAGCCGGGCCGCTCGCCTGCTCAGCGAACACGAACAGGCGTTCAACGACGGCGACGTGGAACGGCAGGCGATCGCCAATCGGCAGAAGCAGCTTGAGCACGATCGCCTTCAGCAGCAGTCCGCCAAGGAAAAAGCCCAGCAGCGTGAGCAGTTCGCTCGCACATCGCTGACCGAGGTCCGCCAGCACATCGAACGTGACAGCCGTCGGCTTGAAGAACTCGCCCAGCGTCGCGAGCAGCTCACCAAAGAGCTCGCTGAACATCAGCAGGACGTCGAACGCCTGACCAACGAGCAACAGGAAGGGGCCGCCAGGCTCGAAGCGGCCCAGCAGAAGTATCGCGAACTGCAACACGACCTGAACGAGAAGCGATCTTCGCTCGACGATGACAAGAACGGCATCACCGACCTGATGCGTCGCACCGCTCAGCTTCACAATCAGATCAACAGCCTCGACACGTTCGAGAAGAACCTGCTCGCGACGCGTGAAAAGCTCGATCAGCGAGCCGAGTCGATCGGCGAGCAGTTGGAGCGGTATCTGACCAGCCGCGACGAGGCGGAGGAAAAGCTCGCCGAGGCGGAGAAGCTGCTGGAGCAGGAAAAGGCGCAGCTTGAGAAGCAAAGCGAGCTCGGCCAGCAATTCGACACGCAGCAGCGTGAGCTTGCCAAGCGACTCGCCGAAGCGAAAGAGCGACGATCCGCCCTCGACTCACGGCGAAACCTGCTGCAGGAGATGCAGGACAAACAGGAAGGCCTGAGCGATCCGGTCAAGGCGGTGCTCGCCCGCAGCGAAGGCGAAGATACGTTCGGCTTCGTGCAAGGCCTGCTCGCCGAGCTGATCGAAACCGATGTCGAACACGCCCAGTTGATTGAGACAGCGCTGGGCGATTACCAGCAGGCGCTCGTCGTGAATCGCCTCGCCGAGGTGTGCTCGACGAACGGCGGACGGTCGGCGATCGAGTCGCTTGCGGGGCGCGTGAGCTTTTTGGCGATCGACCAACCGCCATTGCCGCCGCTGTCATCGCTTGATGGGAACGAATCGTTGCCGGCCCGTCGGCCGTTGATCGATCTCGTGACGTACCCTGACTGGCTGGGGCCGATCGTGTGGCGCGTGCTCGGCCGAACGCTGTGGGTGCGCGATCTCGAGTCGGCGATGCTGCTGCGCTCGACGCTGCCGGCGGGCTATCGCTTCGTGACCGAATCGGGTGAGTTGCTCGACGCCGACGGCCGCGTGTATGCCGGGCCGGTGAACCAGGCGGCGGGCGGCCTGATCAGTCGACGAAGTGAACTCGCCGCGTTGCAAAGTCAGATCGCCGAGCTGGATGAGACAATCAATCGCGATCAGCAGCATTTGGCCGAGCTGTCGGACCACGCGGCGCATGTGGCGAAGGTGGCGGACGATCTGCGAAAGTCGATCTACGAGACTAACTCGGTACGTGTGGAGTTGAACAGTCGACTGGAGAATCTGCGTTCGCAGATCGCCTCGCTGGAGAAGGAACAGCCAGTCATCGCCGCCGAGACAGAGCAGATTCACGATCAACTGCGCGATACGAACGAGAAGCGCAAGACGCATCGCAATGAAGCCGAGCAGCTTGAACAGGACTCCGCCGCCCGGCAAGAGCGGGTGGCGGCGCTGGAGCAGCAGATCGGCTCGCTCAACAGCGAAGTCGAGCAGGCCCGCGAAGCGGTGACAGCGGTGCGCGTCGAATCGAGCAAACTGTCGGAGCAGCTCAGCGGCGCTCAACGGCAGGTGCGACAGGCCGAGATCGCCTCCGCGGACGTGCAGCGTCAGCACAAGGTCATTGAAGACCAACTCGCGGGCGCCAACGGCCGTATCGCCGAGTTGGAGAAAGCCGAAGCCGAGGCGAAGCAACAAGCCGAAACCGCCGACGCCGAATTGCAGGAGCTGACCACGCACTGCGAACTGGTGCAGCGCAAGCTCGATCAGGCGAACGAGTCGATGCGCGGCTTGCGCGAAAAGGCGAAGCAGCAACGTGGCGAACTCGAGAAGGCCGAGGCATCGCTGCATCGCATGCAAGTGCGCCAGCGCGAGATCGAGGTGAAGATCGAGGCTGTGCGCGAGCGAGCGCATCAGCAGCTCGATATGGACGTCGCGGAGGCCTATCGCGAGGCGATCGAATCACAACAAGCCGAGGCATCGTCGGAGGCGGAGCCGTCGGCCGAGCTTGCGTCAACGAGCGACGCTGAAGATGGCGACTTCGAATCCGATGAGGAGTCGACTGATGCCAACGCTGGGGATGCCGAATCGAAAGTCGCCGACGCACAAACCGCCGACCCGTTCGAGATCGACTGGAAATCGGTCGAAACCGAGATGACCGAGCTGCGTCAGAAAATCACACGCCTTGGCAGTGTCAACGTTGACGCGATTCAGGAGCAGGACGAGCTCGAAGGCAAGCATGATGAGCTGGCCGACCAGGTACAGGACATCGAAGACGCTCGGCAGCAGCTCGAGAACCTGATCCGCAAGATCAACGACGATTCGCGTAAGCGGTTTGAAGTAACGTTCAACGAGATCCGCGAGAACTTCGCCGGGCCGCAGGGCCTGTTCCGGAAGCTCTTCGGCGGCGGCAAGGCCGACCTGTTCCTCAAGCCGGACGAGGCAGGCAACGTGGACGTGCTGGAAAGCGGCATTGAGATCATGGCCAAGCCGCCCGGCAAAGAGCCTTGCGCGATCAGCCAGCTTTCCGGCGGCGAAAAAACGATGACCGCCGTGGCGATGCTCATGGCGATCTTCAAGACGCGGCCGTCGCCTTACGCGATTCTCGACGAAGTCGACGCCGCGCTGGACGAGGCGAATGTCGAGCGATTCACGCAGGTGGTCAAGAGTTTCCTCGACCATTCGCATTTCATCATCATCACGCACCACAAGCGCACCATGCAGGCCTGCGATACGCTCTATGGCGTGACGATGCAGGAGCGCGGCGTGTCCAAACGTGTTGCGGTGCGATTCGACCAGGTCGGCAGCGACGGCCGCATCGCGCAGGAAGCCATCGAAGCCGAGGAGGCCCGCGACGAACCCGCAGAAGAAACGCCCGCCGTCATGTCAGACAACGGCAATGACAATGGCAATGGTAACGGCAACGGTCATCCCGAAGATCACGCGAACGGCGATACTGCCGAACCACAAGCCACGGCCGAAATCGCTACCGAAGCCGAGGCAGATACGCAGGCCTCCGCCGACGATCGCCCCAGCGGATCATCAAGCATGCGGCAGCGACTCGCGGCGATGCTCGAAGGTCGCGAACCGGCGAGCGTCAACGGCAACGGCGATGTACATCAGAATTGA
- a CDS encoding flagellar basal body P-ring protein FlgI codes for MAHTLNRPAHAHRLLARHRHRPSIASLVGLCLALAGLTLGIVGCEPRTVSRPDNPPPTATYTGPEYLRGSVGSMANLRNYEPMLVSGFGLVVGLDGTGSQEVPAFLRQRMLNRLRQMGVGSTRIRREMPEAFQPFARMSPEQLLADPSTAIVAVQGFIPAGAVRGARFDVLVSALPQTQTTSLAGGTLWTTDLSLDGTNPAVGFSRTRAEANGPIYINPFDEESDEDDQRRFLRQAMVVAGGKVTLPQQIELVLNQSSWNRSRAIADRINERFPAGPGSRQQTAVPQTAMVIHINVPRDYATRPDVLMELVAHLYIQRGPNFETEQAERLARRLREDSDRQERVVLAWRSLGRTILPVLRNYYEDEDPVLSLAALEAGAWLQDERAGLVLASLARSSDEPQARQRVAEALVYLPRSTSGSRALKALLDDDDTAVRIAAYESLAAINDPIIDRMPIRNANGLKFVIDRVPAEKPMIYITQEHFPRLVIFDDQLGFRTPMFAQMWDSRLMVRSDDEEAALNVYYQRPGTIEGKQYEVWPNVASLAYLLAHSPEPGTDEKGLDLTYSQVVETIYRFANRGHIAAPVEVNTGPLAQLIAEYEETVDQLRPEIGDETPEPMLGPEPVTEGDWLDRPGQPTGRDRTEGVPWMGGGSPGVSSPDAGRPELPGDNTQQPTRSPGTDPPILTQPEDN; via the coding sequence ATGGCTCATACACTGAACAGGCCCGCACACGCACACCGCCTGCTCGCCCGCCATCGCCACCGCCCGTCGATCGCCAGCCTGGTGGGGCTGTGCCTCGCGCTGGCCGGGCTGACGCTCGGCATCGTCGGCTGCGAGCCGCGTACCGTCAGCCGACCTGACAACCCACCGCCCACCGCCACCTACACCGGCCCGGAATACCTCCGTGGCAGCGTGGGGTCGATGGCCAATTTGCGAAACTACGAGCCCATGCTCGTCTCCGGCTTCGGCCTGGTCGTCGGGCTCGACGGCACGGGCTCGCAGGAAGTGCCCGCCTTCCTCCGCCAGCGGATGCTCAATCGCCTGCGGCAGATGGGCGTTGGCTCGACGCGCATCCGACGCGAGATGCCCGAAGCCTTCCAGCCCTTCGCCCGCATGAGCCCCGAGCAACTGCTGGCCGACCCGAGCACCGCCATTGTTGCCGTGCAGGGCTTCATCCCCGCCGGGGCGGTGCGCGGTGCGCGTTTCGACGTGCTCGTTTCCGCCCTGCCGCAGACGCAGACCACCAGTCTCGCCGGCGGCACGCTGTGGACCACCGACCTGAGTCTCGACGGCACGAACCCGGCAGTGGGTTTCAGCCGAACCCGCGCCGAAGCCAACGGGCCGATCTACATCAACCCGTTCGACGAGGAAAGCGACGAGGACGACCAACGCCGGTTTCTCCGCCAGGCCATGGTGGTCGCCGGCGGCAAAGTGACGCTGCCGCAGCAGATCGAGCTGGTGTTGAACCAATCCAGCTGGAACCGCAGCCGGGCGATCGCGGACCGGATCAACGAGCGATTCCCCGCCGGCCCCGGCTCGCGGCAGCAGACGGCCGTGCCGCAGACGGCGATGGTCATCCACATAAACGTGCCGCGGGATTACGCCACCCGGCCGGATGTGTTGATGGAGCTGGTCGCTCATCTGTACATCCAGCGCGGCCCCAACTTCGAAACTGAGCAGGCCGAGCGGCTGGCACGTCGGCTACGCGAAGACTCCGATCGACAGGAACGTGTTGTGTTGGCGTGGCGTTCGCTGGGGCGGACGATCCTGCCCGTGCTGCGAAATTATTATGAAGATGAGGACCCGGTGTTGAGCCTCGCCGCGTTGGAGGCGGGCGCCTGGTTGCAGGATGAGCGAGCCGGGCTTGTGCTGGCATCGCTGGCCAGGAGCAGCGACGAGCCGCAGGCACGGCAGCGTGTGGCCGAGGCATTGGTTTACCTGCCTCGCAGCACCAGCGGATCGCGGGCGCTCAAGGCACTGCTTGATGATGACGATACGGCGGTGCGGATCGCGGCGTACGAATCGCTGGCAGCAATCAACGACCCCATCATCGACCGTATGCCGATCCGCAATGCCAACGGGCTGAAGTTCGTCATCGATCGCGTGCCGGCCGAAAAGCCGATGATCTACATCACGCAGGAGCACTTCCCCCGGCTGGTGATTTTCGACGACCAGCTCGGCTTCCGCACACCCATGTTCGCGCAGATGTGGGACAGTCGGCTGATGGTCCGGTCGGATGACGAAGAAGCCGCCCTGAACGTCTACTACCAACGGCCGGGCACGATCGAGGGCAAGCAATACGAGGTCTGGCCCAACGTGGCGTCGCTGGCCTATCTGCTCGCACACTCACCCGAGCCCGGTACGGACGAGAAGGGCCTGGACCTGACCTACAGCCAGGTCGTGGAAACTATCTACCGCTTCGCCAACCGCGGCCACATCGCCGCTCCGGTGGAAGTGAACACGGGCCCGCTGGCGCAGCTCATCGCCGAGTACGAAGAGACCGTCGACCAGTTGCGTCCGGAAATTGGCGACGAGACCCCTGAGCCCATGCTCGGCCCCGAGCCGGTCACCGAGGGCGATTGGCTCGATCGGCCCGGCCAGCCGACCGGCCGTGACCGCACGGAAGGTGTCCCGTGGATGGGTGGCGGCAGCCCCGGCGTGTCTTCGCCGGACGCCGGGCGACCCGAGCTGCCGGGCGACAACACCCAGCAGCCCACACGCTCGCCCGGCACGGACCCGCCGATCCTCACCCAGCCCGAGGACAATTGA
- a CDS encoding LpxI family protein, producing the protein MANEAEPIGLIAGGGRLPVLEAEGIRAAGRRVMCVGLADQFDDDLPTYCDAFSEAGLVRLGKWIRLLRRWGVKQAVMVGYVRKAHMYEPMRLWRQVPDWRAAWLWYRVLRHDKRDQKILGVLADELGRNGIELIDTTRYIAEHMAGEGVLTRCQPTSGQWADLRFAWPILMRLNELDIGQSLAVKERDVIAVEAFEGTDEMIERAGKLCRSGGWVLAKGALPTKDLRFDVPTLGVQTIENVKRAGGRCIVVSAGKVILADKPAVIAAADAAKIPIVGMGADDAEAAAAGS; encoded by the coding sequence ATGGCGAACGAAGCGGAACCGATTGGTCTGATTGCAGGGGGCGGCCGACTGCCCGTGCTGGAGGCGGAGGGGATACGCGCGGCCGGTCGGCGGGTGATGTGCGTCGGGCTGGCGGATCAGTTTGACGATGACCTGCCAACGTATTGCGACGCGTTCAGCGAGGCCGGGCTCGTCCGGCTGGGCAAGTGGATTCGCCTGTTGCGACGATGGGGGGTGAAACAGGCGGTCATGGTCGGCTACGTCCGCAAGGCGCACATGTACGAGCCGATGCGGCTGTGGCGGCAGGTTCCCGATTGGCGGGCAGCATGGTTGTGGTACCGTGTGCTGCGACACGACAAGCGCGACCAGAAGATACTTGGCGTGCTGGCAGACGAGCTGGGCCGAAATGGGATCGAACTGATCGACACGACACGATACATCGCGGAGCACATGGCAGGCGAAGGCGTATTGACGCGTTGCCAACCGACGAGCGGGCAGTGGGCGGACCTCCGCTTCGCCTGGCCGATCTTGATGCGGCTGAACGAGCTGGACATCGGCCAGTCGCTGGCGGTGAAGGAGCGCGACGTGATCGCGGTGGAAGCGTTCGAAGGCACGGACGAGATGATTGAGCGCGCGGGCAAGTTGTGTCGATCGGGCGGATGGGTGCTGGCCAAGGGTGCGCTGCCGACGAAGGACCTGCGCTTTGACGTGCCGACGCTGGGCGTGCAGACGATTGAAAACGTCAAGCGGGCTGGCGGGCGATGCATCGTGGTGTCGGCGGGGAAGGTGATCCTGGCGGACAAGCCAGCGGTGATCGCGGCGGCAGACGCGGCGAAAATACCAATTGTGGGAATGGGGGCCGATGATGCCGAGGCGGCCGCTGCCGGTTCCTAG
- a CDS encoding signal peptidase II, whose translation MDQPPPQADATPSPPPSRDTPPRLRAGRSWSAIIVFAVVAMAILVGDLALKYVSFRTVAGVPVQLDPAHPGAGIPLHDPVEVVPYILSLRLTANTGAVFGSMAGWRWVFVVITFIAVAVIFRVFWRSRADAWVFHLGLALILGGALGNLYDRLRYSAVRDMLWLFPETRLWPWLFNLADAALMVGVGLVILMMWLNEMRPRNAEATPH comes from the coding sequence ATGGATCAGCCCCCGCCGCAAGCCGATGCAACGCCCTCACCGCCGCCGTCGCGTGATACGCCGCCGCGCCTGCGTGCAGGGCGGTCGTGGTCTGCGATCATCGTCTTCGCCGTTGTCGCGATGGCGATTCTCGTCGGCGATCTTGCGCTGAAGTATGTCTCGTTCCGCACCGTGGCCGGCGTGCCCGTGCAGCTTGATCCGGCTCACCCCGGTGCGGGCATCCCGCTGCACGATCCGGTCGAGGTCGTGCCTTACATCCTCAGCCTCCGCCTCACCGCCAACACCGGCGCGGTGTTCGGCTCGATGGCAGGCTGGCGATGGGTGTTCGTTGTCATCACCTTCATCGCCGTCGCTGTCATCTTCCGCGTGTTCTGGCGCAGCCGGGCTGACGCGTGGGTGTTTCACCTGGGTCTGGCGCTGATCCTCGGCGGTGCGCTGGGCAACCTCTACGATCGCCTGCGCTACTCGGCCGTGCGCGACATGCTCTGGCTGTTTCCTGAAACGCGCCTCTGGCCTTGGTTGTTCAACCTCGCCGACGCGGCGCTGATGGTCGGCGTCGGCCTGGTCATCCTCATGATGTGGCTGAACGAGATGCGTCCACGAAACGCCGAAGCAACTCCGCATTGA
- a CDS encoding menaquinone biosynthetic enzyme MqnA/MqnD family protein, with product MSYLNARPLIEGLDGDPTLQVRFDVPAGLLHDLETGQVDLALCPVVDYFRSAEPLVIVPVGGIASEGRTLTVRLFSKTPIDQVDVVHADTDSHTSVVLLQVLLHAIHGRRPTLIDYHAREHVAGHRLAESPEAMLLIGDKVVTDSPRAIEYPYQLDLGEAWHELTDLPFLFAVWMARKGTDLGELPAHLDRQRQINARDIDAIARRHAPGRGWPSDLAYDYLANILRYSVSERELAAVRRLAEMANPLGLLPNPRPLTLAD from the coding sequence GTGAGCTATCTCAACGCCCGGCCGTTGATCGAGGGTTTGGACGGCGACCCGACGTTGCAGGTGCGGTTTGATGTGCCCGCCGGGTTGTTGCACGATCTGGAGACAGGACAGGTGGACCTGGCGCTGTGCCCGGTGGTGGACTATTTCCGGTCGGCAGAGCCGTTGGTGATCGTGCCCGTCGGCGGGATTGCCAGCGAAGGGCGTACACTGACGGTTCGACTTTTCAGCAAGACGCCCATTGATCAGGTCGACGTGGTGCACGCGGACACGGACAGCCACACAAGCGTCGTGCTGCTGCAAGTGCTCTTACACGCGATACACGGGCGTCGGCCGACGCTGATCGACTACCACGCTCGCGAGCATGTGGCGGGGCATCGGCTGGCCGAGTCGCCCGAGGCGATGCTGCTGATCGGCGACAAGGTTGTCACCGACTCACCGCGCGCCATCGAATACCCCTACCAGCTTGACCTCGGCGAGGCGTGGCATGAGTTGACCGACCTGCCTTTTCTCTTTGCTGTGTGGATGGCTCGCAAAGGCACGGATCTGGGCGAGTTGCCCGCCCACCTCGATCGGCAGCGGCAGATCAATGCCCGGGACATCGACGCCATCGCCCGGCGGCACGCGCCTGGCCGGGGGTGGCCGAGCGACCTGGCCTACGATTATCTGGCGAACATCCTGCGTTACAGCGTGAGCGAGCGCGAGCTGGCCGCCGTCCGCCGCCTGGCCGAGATGGCCAACCCGCTGGGCCTGCTGCCGAATCCGCGTCCGCTGACGCTCGCGGACTGA